A genomic region of Carassius carassius chromosome 27, fCarCar2.1, whole genome shotgun sequence contains the following coding sequences:
- the mettl24 gene encoding probable methyltransferase-like protein 24: MHGLNCEMNLPCSCRTRTRTSVCRLCLLLSLLCVCAHVYMQLEGPRKHSQHHHRSVATATDAAADAGSTCCSALHHQRRRVSRWKIRLEPWAADTGGFQEEADRFLRYISTPQLSCQRPASVPPVFDAEHHGSWLLCLDRRFSLAQRIVSKHCRVYSLRLGAEDDSLERVLAGSGCEVHCFDPSIRRAHLQEDNMWLHRLSVDWRDPNPAVPVQRLHSGSKKLSAILSHFGHRRVDVLKVDLESAEWKILENLILEQVLDSVGLLLLELHLQWAGFEVGGDEPSVVRYWFSLLKELERAHFRLYHSYSDPSKPRLFLHRNLWNTSSSFTLGWVNTRFTL; the protein is encoded by the exons ATGCACGgactgaattgtgagatgaatCTGCCGTGCAGCTGCAGGACGAGGACCAGGACGAGTGTGTGTCGTCTGTGTCTGCTGCTGTCTCTGCTCTGTGTCTGCGCTCACGTCTACATGCAGCTCGAGGGTCCACGCAAACACAGCCAGCATCATCACAGGAGCGTCGCCACGGCAACAGATGCTGCAGCGGATGCTGGATCCACCTGCTGCTCAGCGCTGCATCATCAGAGACGGAGA gtTTCTAGATGGAAGATCAGGCTCGAGCCGTGGGCCGCAGACACTGGAGGTTTTCAGGAGGAAGCGGATCGGTTCCTCAGATACATCTCCACTCCGCAG ctgtcCTGCCAGAGACCCGCGTCTGTGCCGCCCGTGTTTGACGCAGAGCATCATGGGTCGTGGCTGCTGTGTTTGGACCGCAGGTTCAGTCTAGCGCAGCGCATCGTGTCCAAACACTGTCGTGTCTACTCGCTCAG gctggGAGCAGAGGATGATTCTCTGGAGCGTGTGTTGGCCGGCTCTGGCTGTGAGGTTCACTGTTTTGACCCCAGCATCAGACGAGCTCATCTGCAGGAAGATAACATGTGGCTCCATCGCCTCTCAGTGGACTGGAGGGACCCGAACCCCGCCGTCCCCGTCCAGAGACTCCACAGCGGCTCCAAGAAGCTCTCCGCCATCCTCAGCCACTTCGGACACAGACGG GTGGACGTCCTGAAGGTGGATCTGGAAAGTGCGGAGTGGAAGATCCTGGAGAACCTGATCCTGGAGCAGGTGCTGGACTCGGTCGGTCTGCTGCTGCTGGAGCTGCACCTGCAGTGGGCGGGGTTTGAGGTGGGCGGGGACGAGCCTTCGGTGGTCCGCTATTGGTTCAGTCTGCTGAAGGAGCTGGAGCGCGCTCACTTCCGCCTCTACCACAGCTACAGCGACCCGAGCAAGCCCCGCCTCTTCCTGCACAGAAACCTCTGGAACACCAGCAGCTCCTTCACCCTGGGCTGGGTCAACACACGCTTCACGCTCTGA